In Sebastes fasciatus isolate fSebFas1 chromosome 15, fSebFas1.pri, whole genome shotgun sequence, a genomic segment contains:
- the bahd1 gene encoding uncharacterized protein bahd1: MVKAQPAKCGRPRKEKGNKEKGGGVKKGKERKNELRGRKKKDKKEPHRKKTLAVGDGDALDCCVLLTRLEEKGVVGKEKDAPKAGKQKRGKVKKKLLSSSSQRRTKSGFRKTSTANQQTLEPKINQADALLMFPVFEPRRRRMASLNAEAVNSLLLYRNQSLASTLAKKRQPSIEDSVTKTEHRGRKTKKVPPGGKADPKERPKKQRRSAAEAQNIDWLALFAPTPRRQAGLTAATLLKLTSSQYGNKRQKKTEPKPGSEAAAATTQDEIKPVGGGTTLTKRTTHPKHEDQVKHIKQGTEDPVRSQLDSPVQGCCSLCKSEALDPEWKGTTGGQECLKHELHRGPSLGFSLKTIKEEHVEAEVSSCYCCSQERCVEYCHRLALFLEDKTFKEPEDGSLFHHHHHHHHHHHHHLQSPHSVTHPAAITISPHTYTCFPGYYVHFSHPDTSPSPISPLASCPKSGKRPKLLPSTGPQPSGITHPVYCCTSVEACYGEPCRINGYSSYTSVIPAIARGGCSFSPPDCTNCNHGIKRDNYPSTLNDHHSPSSVPVCPSPRTLTGCPFPTVPPAGQSVPHVQTPLSDPSQPQPPPQVARECPQSAKSPSGSRSGARGTGSISSAVCPLNRDKKQKLGSASVGGRTVAKQPKNGRQKSTNGWQPVGLPFQKEVFSVGEEALVLRKCFEGVQRDGELIRVRDTVLLKSGPRKKSLPYVAKISALWEEPESGELMMSLFWYYRPEHTQGGRNPSIHCENEIFASRHQDVNSVACIEDKCYVLTLAQYCRFCALVKRHREGVRDCAASLVVPPVVGNAMPTHHCVPDDVDPELVYFCRHVYDFRYGRLLKNLQ, from the exons ATGGTGAAAGCTCAGCCTGCGAAATGCGGGAGGCCCCGGAAGGAGAAGGGAAACAAGGAGAAAGGAGGTGGCGtgaaaaaagggaaagagaggaagaatgaGTTGAGAGGAAGGAAAAAGAAGGATAAGAAAGAGCCACATAGAAAGAAGACACTGGCGGTGGGTGATGGAGATGCGCTGGACTGTTGCGTCCTGCTCACCCGTCTGGAGGAGAAAGGAGTTGTGGGTAAAGAAAAGGACGCGCCAAAAGCCGGGAAACAAAAGAGGggtaaagtgaagaagaagTTGCTCTCCAGCTCCAGTCAAAGAAGGACCAAATCTGGATTTAGGAAAACTTCCACAGCCAATCAGCAAACACTGGAACCAAAAATCAACCAAGCTGACGCCTTActcatgtttcctgtctttgaGCCGCGCAGGCGGAGAATGGCCTCTCTCAATGCCGAGGCGGTCAACAGCTTGCTGCTCTACAGAAACCAATCTCTCGCGTCAACTCTCGCAAAGAAACGGCAGCCTTCTATTGAAGATAGCGTCACTAAAACTGAACATAGAGGTCGTAAAACCAAAAAGGTTCCTCCGGGAGGGAAAGCAGACCCAAAAGAAAGACCTAAAAAACAGAGGCGGTCAGCAGCGGAGGCTCAGAACATCGACTGGTTGGCTTTGTTTGCGCCAACGCCTCGGCGTCAGGCGGGCCTCACTGCTGCAACGCTGCTCAAACTCACCAGTTCCCAGTATGGAAACAAACGGCAAAAGAAGACGGAGCCCAAGCCGGggagtgaagcagcagcagctacgaCTCAGGATGAGATTAAGCCAGTAGGTGGAGGAACAACGCTGACCAAAAGAACAACACATCCCAAACACGAGGACCAAGTAAAGCACATAAAACAGGGTACAGAGGATCCGGTTCGTTCCCAGCTGGACTCTCCCGTCCAGGGTTGCTGCAGTTTGTGTAAAAGCGAGGCTCTGGATCCGGAGTGGAAGGGCAccacgggaggacaggagtgtCTCAAACACGAGCTCCACCGTGGCCCTTCGCTGGGATTCTCCTTGAAAACAATCAAAGAGGAGCACGTAGAGGCCGAGGTGTCTTCCTGCTACTGCTGCTCCCAAGAGAGGTGCGTCGAATACTGTCACAGACTGGCTCTCTTCCTGGAGGACAAGACCTTCAAGGAACCAGAGGACGGCTCGCTgttccaccaccaccatcaccaccatcatcatcatcaccaccatctgCAGTCCCCGCACTCTGTAACCCACCCAGCAGCCATAACCATCAGCCCGCACACGTACACCTGTTTCCCCGGCTACTACGTCCACTTCAGCCACCCGGACACGTCGCCCTCTCCCATATCACCCCTCGCTTCGTGCCCAAAGAGCGGCAAGAGACCCAAGCTGCTCCCCAGCACCGGTCCACAGCCCTCAGGGATTACCCATCCAGTGTACTGCTGCACCTCGGTGGAGGCGTGCTACGGAGAGCCCTGCAGGATCAACGGCTACTCCTCCTACACCAGTGTGATTCCAGCCATCGCCAGAGGAGGGTGCTCCTTCAGCCCCCCAGACTGCACCAACTGTAACCACGGCATCAAAAGAG ACAACTACCCATCGACCCTCAACGACCATCACAGTCCCTCCTCCGTCCCCGTCTGTCCCAGCCCCAGAACCCTCACTGGCTGCCCCTTTCCCACTGTGCCTCCTGCCGGCCAATCAGTGCCCCACGTTCAGACTCCGCTGTCCGACCCCAGCCAACCGCAGCCTCCGCCGCAGGTGGCGAGGGAGTGTCCGCAGAGTGCCAAGTCGCCCAGCGGGTCGAGGTCTGGCGCGCGCGGCACCGGCAGCATCAGCTCGGCTGTCTGCCCTCTCAACAGGGACAAGAAGCAAAAGCTCGGCTCTGCCAGCGTCGGAGGGCGAACGGTTGCCAAGCAGCCGAAGAACGGCCGCCAAAAATCCACCAACGGCTGGCAGCCAGTCGGCCTGCCCTTTCAGAAGGAGGTTTTCTCCGTG GGAGAGGAGGCTCTGGTGCTGAGGAAGTGTTTCGAGGGAGTCCAGAGGGACGGGGAGCTGATTCGGGTCAGAGACACTGTTCTGCTGAAATCTGGACCTAGAAAGAAGTCTCTGCCTTACGTGGCCAAGATCTCAGCTCTGTGGGAAGAGCCGGAGTCAG gAGAGCTGATGATGAGTTTGTTTTGGTACTACCGCCCAGAACACACACAGGGGGGACGCAACCCCAGTATTCATTGTGAG AATGAGATCTTTGCGTCTCGTCACCAGGATGTGAACAGTGTGGCCTGTATTGAAGACAAATGCTATGTCCTAACACTGGCACAGTATTGTCG ATTTTGTGCCTTGGTAAAACGCCATAGGGAGGGCGTGCGCGACTGTGCTGCCTCCCTCGTGGTGCCACCCGTTGTCGGCAACGCCATGCCCACCCACCACTGTGTGCCCGATGACGTCGACCCAGAGCTGGTGTATTTCTGTCGACACGTCTATGACTTCCGCTACGGCCGCCTCCTCAAGAACCTGCAGTAG